The genome window GCCGAGATCGTGCCCGGTCCCGTTCAGCACGACGGCTCGGCGGCGAGGGTCGGCGTCCAGGCGCGCACGATCGCGCCTGCGCGCGCGAAGTACGCTTTCCAGAAGGCGCGCATGCTGATCTGGATCGAGGTCGGGATCTGCCGGCCGGGGTCGAGCCCCGCCCCGACCACGTAGACGCAGACCCCGCGGAGCGGTGCGATCTTCCCGGCCCGGCCGAGCCTGTCGATCAGCCGCGTGATCTGGGAGAGGCTGAGGCGCTGCTTCTTCAGAATCAGCCCGTCGGCGGGACTGTAGGCCCACATGTTCGAGTTCAGGACGAGCGTCTGCGGCCCGGCCGGCTCGGAGGCGAAGAGCTCGCTGGCCGCGATCAGGCCGCCGAGAACGTCGGTGCCCTGCACGCGCCTCTGACGGCCGAAGAGCGTCTTCGCCTGCTGCTTCACCGCCTCGGCCTGCTGGGCGAGATCGAGCTTGCGGTAGTACGAGTTCGGGTCGGAGGGCTTGGGCGTGAAGCGGTGGAGGATCGGCCAGGTGATCGTGGCCAGAGCGCTCGCCTGGAACGGCGCGGCCGCAACCACGCCCTGATCCGCGGCGGCGAGGTCGGCCATCTCGCCGACGATCCGCACGGCCTCCGTCCGCTCAGCCGGCGTCGAGTCGAGGCTGTAATCGGCGAGCAGCACCCGCTGCGAGACCGACGTCCCCGCGGACACCGTGCTCGCCGCCAAGGAGACGACGAGCACGGCGAGGAGCGTGGGCAGGAGCTTGATCTGGTATCGAGTCATCGCCTGTCCTCCTTCTGGTCGTGGTCGTGAACGGCGCGCTTGATCCGCCCCGCCGAAGCCGCAGGAGGCTTGCCGTTCTCGGACGCCTTCGCCTTGGTCCTGGTCGAGTGCGCGGGTGGCAGGTGCCGGGCGCGCGGCGTCTTCGCCGTGTCCCAGTCGTCGATCGGCTTCGGCGGGTTGTCGAGCTGGCGGACGAGGATGGCGAGGTACTTCGCCTGCTCGTGCTGGTGGTGGCGAAGCAGCTGGTCGAGATCGTGGTCTGCGCTGTCGGCGATCGCCTCCCGGCGCACATGAAGCCGCGCCTCGTGCCGCTCAACCCCTTCGAGTGCGCGCTCTGTGTTTGTCCGCTCCGTCTCCCGCTCGTTCACCTCGATCTGCGCGTCGCGCCACTCGGCTCCGCGCGCGCGGTAGTAGGCGACGTAGAACGCGGCGAGCAGAGTCGCCGCGTGCAGGCAGCCGAGCGCGACGCCGAGCCAGGCCGGTTGGCTGACGCCGTGCCCGGCGAACGCGTTGCCGATCCCGATGATCTCGCCCGCCCGCACGAATGCGAGCCCGACGACGACGAAGACGTAGGACACGGCGGCCAGCACGACGACCACGCGATGAGCGAGCCAGTCGCGCCGGCCTTCGATCCGGTCGCCCTCCGCCTGCACGAGTCGCGACACCGCCAGGGCGAGCACGTGCACACCGGCCACGAGCGTCGCCCCGACCAGCACGGAGATCACCCGGATCGTCTGGTCGTCGACCGGCAGGCGGGTGAACGACAGCTTCAGCAGCGGATACTCGGCCGCCGCAAACAGAGCCATGATCCCTGCGTAGACCAGCGGGGAGATCTGCCCGATGCGCCGCGGCTTCGGGATCTTGTCCCGGTTGGCGACCGCATTGTCGAGCGCGTCGTCGGCCCGCTCAACGTCGTTCGTCCGCCACTCCTTCTCGCACTCGACGTCTGCCAGCTCTTCATCGACGGCTCCGATCTCCGCGATGGCGGTCTCGATCCGATTGCTCGCCGCCTCTCCCTGGGCTGCGTGCAGCCCGTCTTGAAACGAGGTCCGCGTGCCGATCGCCTTCTCGCTCTCGAGGTCGCGCCGGGCGGCCTTCTCACCCGAGCCTCTGACCGTCTCCCGGCGCACCTCAAGCGCGCGCCGCGAGTGCTTAGCGACGGGCCGAGACGCACCGGCCGCCGGGCTCTTGTTGTGACGCTTGAAGCCCATCAGGCCGCCCGTCCGCCCGCCGGCCACTGCACGACGTCCACACCGACCTCGATCGACACGGGATCGCTCAGCCACTGCATCGAGCCCATCTCGATCGGCTCGTCATCCAGGGGATCGACCGCGCCGCCGTCGTCGTCCCAACGAAGCAAGGCGATCTCGTCGGGCGTCATTACGTCACGGTCGCCGTAGGGAACCAGTTCCGACATTCCGTGCCCCTCTCTCGTCGTTGACCGGTCTGATGCCGGCTGGCTCGATCGTGCGCGTCCGTCCTGGGCATCCGGGAGGTGCGAAACTGGGCATGAAGTGGGCACACCAGATCGCACTGCTCCGGCCGATGACGTCGTCCCGCCTCCGCTCGACGAGTTGACAGCGGCCCTCAAACGCGGCATTCGCGTCGGCCTTCCGGTCAAGCCCGACGCGGCACCGGAGGTACTCCTCGAGCTTCGCGGTGTACGCGCCCGAGCGATCGATGCGGGCCGCTTCCTCAGCCGAGTCAAAGCCCTAAACGGGCTCCTGCATGGATTTCTAACGGGCCTGGGAGAGGGAGAAGAGGCGCGGGCGCTGCGATGCCTCTTCGCCGTTCATGCAGAGGACCGGGGGACGACTCTCACGCATCGCAGACGGCGCGCCGCTGGCATCTTGGGCTACAACGACACCCACTTCCGCAAGCACATCGAGCCGCGACTCCTACGAGACTTCGCCTGGCTCCTTCACGAAGACAGCCAGACCTACACGCCCCGAAGCCGGAAGGCGCCGCCCAAGATCGAGATCTCGGGCGACACGCCGACTCTGACCCCGGGGGAAGTCAACGAGCACGAAGAGCTCGTCTCGCGCATCTGGGCTCTCGTCTACGAACTCCGTGCGGAACTCATCTGCAAGGCTCGGCTCGAGGCCGAAGGGGATCAAACGGCGCAAGCGGAGGTTGATGACGCTTCCGGCACCAGCCTATGGCTCGTCGCCCGGCTCCTCAGCCGGATGCACGACTATCTCGATCGCTACGGCGAACGCATCCTCCACGGTGAAGCCGAGTTCAACGCCGAAGGCCTCATCCGCCTCGCCGGGTGGAGCTACGAGCTCAGCCCAGAGCAAGCGAAGCACCTGCGGTACATACTCGCCAAGAGCGGCGGTGATCGCGCCAGCTTCATATCGGAAGCCCGCGCCTACCTACGCGGGGCGCCAACCGAAAGTAGCGAGGTAGACAAATGAGTCGTGATTCGCGCGATCAACAGAGCGGGCACGTGAGCAAACTAGAAGATCTTTCGACCAATGAGGTCGAGCAAATTGCACATCGCGGGCGCGTGATTCTCCTCCTACCCGTTGGTTCCACCGAGCAGCACGGACCGCATCTTCCGCTTGCTACGGATACGATTCTTGCGGAGACGTACGCAGATAGATTCGCAACGGCGTATCGGCAGGACTTCGACTGGTTCGTACTTCCGTCTATTGCGTACGGGTACTGCCCGGAACACTCCGGCTTTTCCGGAACTGTTGGTGTAGCCGGTACAGATCTTCTTCAAACAGTGGTTGCTGTTTGTCAATCAGCAAGCGCATCGTGCGCCGCAACGGGCGTGGTTATCGTGAACGGCCATGGCGGCAATCGACCCATCCTTGAAATTGCGTGCCGAACATTGGCGGATCAGAATGATGTGAGGACGCTTGTAGTCCATCCATCCGCTCTCGCGGCAGTTACGGGGCAGCCAGGGATTCCAGAAGTACACGGCGGCCGTTCCGAGACATCGGTAATGCTGGCGACGCGACCCGACCTCGTTTACCTCGACAGGTGGGGGAAGGATGACCAACTCGACATAGATGCCGAGTTCATCAGGAAGTTCGTCACCAACCGTGGAATTGACGCGCCGTGGCTGACGCATGATCCGAGAGTAGGGCGTTCCGGCGTGATCGGTGATCCAACTGGTGCAGACGCAGATATAGGACGGTCGATTCTTACGGCAGCAGTGAACAGTTTTCGCGCAGTCGTGGATTGGTTTTCGTGACGGCGGCGTCCGGCGAAGTCCGCAATTTCGCCGCGATGCTTGACTATGTTGCGCTCTGCCTTCTTCACCTCGTTGACAATCCGTCGCGCGAGCGGCCGCTGGGTTCGGAGGATGTAAAGCCACGTGTCTCGGGTCACTGGGGCTGTGTCCCCGGTATCACCCGACTCCTTGCGTCATTGACCGACGCGTCTGCAACGCTGGCAGTCACTCCCCGAGTGGTGCTAGGTACAGGACACGCGGGCGCAGCATGGCTCGCATGGTCTTTCTACTGCGGTGCTCTCGCTGCGCGAGGCTACCCGCCGACGCGGGACGGGCTCGTCACGTTGTGTCGCGATTTCGGGACGGTTATGCCGACCGAGATCAGCGCCGACTGGCCCGGCGTCGCCTGGGCCGGCGGAGCCCTTGGGCATGCGCTGGGAGTGGCACAGGGTATTTCGGTCGCCTCTCCGGAGCCGGTCGTTGTGATTATCGGAGATGGAGAATTTGAGACTGGCTCGACTCTCGCCAGCCTCTTGGCGCCTATTGAAGCGCCTCGAGCACGCCAGCCTCTCGTGCTCGTGAACTTGAATGCTCAACGGATGACCGGGTCCAGCATCCTTGGTCGTTTAACCCCAGGTGAACGGAGGGCTCTAGTTGAACCGTTGGGGTGGGCGACCACGGAGGTCACCTCAAGCGATCTTGACGGCCTGAGTCGGCAGATCGTGGCTGGCCTCAGCCACGCAGATCGTCCGCATCTCATCATGCTGCGGTCAGAGAAGGGAGAAGGCGCGCCGCCGCTCCCCGATGGAACTGTGACTGTGGGAACACCGAGGGTGCACAAGGCTCCGATGCGCCGGCTGTCGACGGCAGCGGCTGTTGAGTGGCTCGACGGGTGGCTTGAGCTCTACCAGCCGCAGACCCGGTTCAACGCTGATGGACGACTGAGGGTGCAGTCACGTCTTGCCGACCACGCGCGGCTGATTGTCGAAAAGAGCGGCCCTACCTTGGTGATGGGTGATGCTGGCAACGCAGGCTCGTCGAAACTCGCTATGTCCAACCGCAGCGGCAAGCGCAGCGACGCGAGCACGATATCGCACGGTCTAGTGGAGATCGCGGCGGCCAAAGCGGGACTCGTGGTGGCTTGCCCGGACGAGCTGGAGTCGAATCAATTAGAGGCGCTCCGACAAACTGGACACAACGTCTACGAGCAGCTGTCAGAAGAACAGTGTGTTACATATGCGATGGGCGCAACGCTCGCTGGGCAACCAGCCTGGTTCATCTCGTACATAGGTTTCATGCTCTACGCGAACCCAATCCTCAATCAGCATTTTTTGCAGATCTCGTCGCGGCGCCAGCGGGACCAAAACGCGGTTCAACTCGCGCGGTTGACAATTATTTTGACCTCTTTAGGTTGGTCCAACGTCTACTCGCATCGAGACGACTCGGGTCTAGCAATGTTGACTTCTCTTCCGCCAGGCCTATGTTCTTTCCTGTTGCCGCATGATGCGCATGATATCTATGACTCCCTTGATCAATCAGGGACACCGGTCGAGTGCGTCGTCTACGATAAATGGGAGCCGCCTTCGCCGCCGGCCGATGACATAGACCACTTGGGCGTAAAGCATTGGTATCTTGGCGATGCATCTGGCTCCGGAAGTGACATCGGTCTGATCGTCTTGGGTAACTCCCATACACGGACGGCCCTCGAGGCGGCACTTGTTCTTTCGCAGAAAACCCCAGTCCATGTCTCTGCTCCGACGCGTCTTGTTCTTGCGGAGAAAGGACTACAGGAGGCGGCCACCAACTCGATTGTGGTTTCGTCGTTTTCGAGAGCCATTACCGAGTCGATGCTTCATTGGATCCCGATCGAATTGCCGAGTCAGCCTCTAATGCGGGTCCTCGTAAACTCTCAGGATGCTGTGACAGCCGAGGCAGTGCGCCGCGCGTCACGATGCCGGGTGAGTGACCTCGTTACTGCCGGCGAGCAGCTAATTGGGTGAAATTGCTAGAATTGGTACTTGGAGAGCTGAGGTATTCGAGGGGAGAGCCGAGGTTGAGCGCCGACGGCCGAGACGGCAGTCTGATCAGATTGAACTTGTATGGCCTTCGGTCGCCTTCGTACGGAGGCCGTGCTCGGCTGCACCTCACGCTTATTGATGACGAAGAAGCGCGCGAGTGGCGTCTCATCCTGCCCACCGGGCAGGAGAACAGTCCTTTTGAACTGCGCGACGGCGAGCTTTGCGACGATGGGCTTCCGATCGGGACGGCGTGTGAAGTCGAGCATGACGACGCCAAGCTCGGCTACTTCCGTAACGGCCTGAAGAGCGTCACGCTCAATACGAATCGGAGGTCGCTTTGTACGGGCTGCGTGTTTTGTCCAAATACCGGCCTAGAAGGGAACGACCCAGTTCTGACAGACCTGGAGCGCTACTTGTCAGCATGGGTCGACAGTACGCTCACCAGTCACCAGCTTGCTTCGCTGTCGGGCGTTACCGACGTGACCCTTTCTACAGGTTGCTTTGGTGAAGAAGACGCGGCTGTCAGGCATATGGGCCACGTGCGGCGCATTCTCTCCACCTACGGCTTTCGCGGGCGCCTCGGAATCCTGAGCTCGGTCATACGTACGCGCTCCGGGTTCAACGCTCTGAACGACGCAGCGGGACCAGCGGCAGTCATTCTCACGCTTGAGTGCGTGAACCGGCGCGCGTTGATCTTGAAGCGCACGAAGGCGGACCTCAGTGTGACCGACGCAGTCGAGGTTCTCGACAATGGGCGTCTTGCCGGCGTGGATACCGGTGTAACGCTTGTCGTTGGGCTCGATTCAATCGAGGCAGTAACCGAATGGCTCCGACGCGCTGCATCGACGCTCACGATGTTTCCGAACCTGCAGATTTTTCAAGCGCACGGTCCCTTCATGGCTGCCTTCCGCCATCCGGGAGCCGAGACTCACGAGTTCTTCTTGAAGGCTCGGCGGTCATTCGAGAACGTCTTGAAGCAGTATCCGACCCGGCCCGACCTATGGTCGAACTACCGACCCCTCTGGTACTACGAGTACGCGGGTCAGCCCGTCGTATGACCCACGTGTCTGTTCAAGTTCCTAGCGAGGCCAATAAACAACGCGCAGCGATCGCGGTGTCACCGTATGGGCGCTTCCTTGTTCTGCCTGCTCCGAACGTCGCTCGAGATTCCGCTGCAGTCGTGCGCGTCGTCATCGATGGAGCAAGTCGGAAAGCGCTGTATCTTGCGCAGCATCAGGGAGCCGTCCTGGCCGGCGATGATGTAAACGCTGCCCTCTTGAATCGCCGCATGGGAGAAATCGTCGATGTGGTGATCGAACACTCTCGGCCGATCGCGCCTGTGGGGTTTCCGCAAAGTGAGGCGCTGCTCTTCCGGAATCTAAGTGGTGTGCTATCCGACGAGCAGTTCCGGCATGCGATCCTGTTCGTTCGGGAGGCCGAGCATCCTGACGTGCGCGACCAGAGGTTGACGATGTTGGCGCAATTGGTGAGCGGACGGGCCAAGACGGATGTCGTCGCGGGAGCCAGATAGTGCAGAGCCACTCTGCGCCGCACCGAGCCACGGCTGAGCAGAAGGCAGCCTTCGCTCGCACCGGCGCAGTGGCCGTGCGCAAGGCGGTGCCGCGCGCGCAGATTGACCGCATCCACAGGGATCTTCTCGAGTGGCTTGTCCAAGCGCCAGATGATCCCGATGCGATAGCTGCGTACACGAGACGAACGTTCGCGGAGGACATGTCGGAGCGACCTGAAATCCTCGCCCTGTTTTACGATAGTCCGTTAGTCGATCTGGCATCGTCCCTAGTCGAGCCGCTTGAGCTAGAGAATGTCGAGCGGGCGCAGGTTCAAGTCAGGCTTCCCGAACGCGCCGGCGGCGCTGCCCAACCAGAGAAGCCGGTACACGTCGATGGTCTTTGGTGCGGCCATCTTCCGTCGGGGACGCTGAACTCTTTTAGCATGCTCGTTGGAATAGCGGCCTCACAGGTCGCGACGTCATCTGGACCGCTCCGCTTCATCCCGGGTGGGCACCTCCTGGTGGCCGACTGGATACGCACACATGGAGATGCTCCACCCGGAGATGGGTACGAAGCTCCAGAGCCTATTCGGACCAAGCTCTCCCAGAACTTCGTCGCCGAGCCGGGCGATGCGATCATCCTTCACTATCTTTGCCCACATGCCGCCGGCTTGAACCGGTTGCCTAATCCAAGAGTGATGATCTATTTTAGACTGAAAGTTGTCGATCACGACGGGAGAGTTTTATTGGCTGACCCCTTTGCTGATTTCCCAAGCTTGCGGCGTAATGGTTAAAACGCTGTCGCAGGCTGAAATCGCCGAGGCAGCCCAGGCGCTGGCTGATGATGAACTAGTAGTCGCCCCGACGGCTCGGTGGTATATGGTTTGCGGTCGCGCTCGCTGCTCGACCACAGCGTCTCGCATCTTCCGCGCGAAGGCGAGACCAAACAGCAAGGTTCTCATGCTGTGCCTCGGCCAGCCGGATTGGGCCGAAGAACTC of Gaiella occulta contains these proteins:
- a CDS encoding creatininase family protein, with protein sequence MSKLEDLSTNEVEQIAHRGRVILLLPVGSTEQHGPHLPLATDTILAETYADRFATAYRQDFDWFVLPSIAYGYCPEHSGFSGTVGVAGTDLLQTVVAVCQSASASCAATGVVIVNGHGGNRPILEIACRTLADQNDVRTLVVHPSALAAVTGQPGIPEVHGGRSETSVMLATRPDLVYLDRWGKDDQLDIDAEFIRKFVTNRGIDAPWLTHDPRVGRSGVIGDPTGADADIGRSILTAAVNSFRAVVDWFS
- a CDS encoding phytanoyl-CoA dioxygenase family protein, yielding MQSHSAPHRATAEQKAAFARTGAVAVRKAVPRAQIDRIHRDLLEWLVQAPDDPDAIAAYTRRTFAEDMSERPEILALFYDSPLVDLASSLVEPLELENVERAQVQVRLPERAGGAAQPEKPVHVDGLWCGHLPSGTLNSFSMLVGIAASQVATSSGPLRFIPGGHLLVADWIRTHGDAPPGDGYEAPEPIRTKLSQNFVAEPGDAIILHYLCPHAAGLNRLPNPRVMIYFRLKVVDHDGRVLLADPFADFPSLRRNG